The following are from one region of the Stanieria cyanosphaera PCC 7437 genome:
- a CDS encoding RNA-guided endonuclease InsQ/TnpB family protein: MTERAYKFRFYPTSSQEILLRRTMGCVRLVYNKALATRTIAWYEKQERIDYKQTSSLLTDWKKTKELDFLNEVSCVPLQQCLRHLQKAFANFWGKRAKYPRFKKKRNGGSAEFTKSAFKYRDGKLWLAKCNEPLNIVWSRYLSKGCEPSTVTIKLEPSGRWFVSLLVDDYTVEVLPPTDKKIGLDAGLTSLLSTSDGEKITNPKHFNRLYRKLSVAQKKLSRKTKGSSNRERARLKVARIHAKIKDARTDFLHKLTTRLVRLYSLIAIEDLAVRNIVKNHKLARSISDAAWGEMRAQLEYKCEWYGRKLVKIDRFFPSSKRCHHCGFVMDKLPLNIRSWDCPSCKTTDIDRDINAGKNILAAGLAVIVCGADIRPDNHKVKGASAVMGETPMSNSRRQLRKTRKRKKQKPK; this comes from the coding sequence ATGACTGAACGTGCCTACAAGTTTCGCTTTTACCCAACATCATCGCAAGAGATTCTCTTGCGACGAACAATGGGCTGTGTGCGTTTGGTCTATAACAAAGCTTTGGCTACCAGAACAATCGCTTGGTACGAAAAGCAAGAGAGGATTGATTACAAACAAACCTCTAGTCTTCTTACTGATTGGAAAAAAACCAAAGAACTCGATTTTCTCAACGAGGTTAGTTGTGTACCTTTGCAGCAATGCTTGAGACATCTCCAAAAAGCTTTTGCTAACTTTTGGGGAAAACGGGCTAAATATCCTCGCTTTAAGAAAAAACGTAATGGCGGTTCGGCAGAGTTTACCAAATCTGCTTTTAAGTACCGAGACGGGAAACTGTGGCTGGCTAAATGCAATGAGCCATTGAATATAGTTTGGTCGAGGTATCTTTCAAAAGGATGCGAACCTTCGACTGTTACTATTAAACTCGAACCTTCTGGACGTTGGTTCGTTTCTTTGTTGGTTGATGACTATACCGTAGAGGTACTTCCACCAACTGACAAAAAGATTGGATTGGATGCTGGACTCACCAGTCTGCTTAGTACCAGTGATGGTGAGAAGATAACCAATCCCAAGCATTTTAATCGTCTGTATCGCAAGCTCTCTGTAGCGCAGAAGAAACTGAGTCGGAAAACCAAAGGCTCTAGTAACCGAGAGCGCGCGCGACTTAAAGTAGCTAGAATACACGCCAAAATTAAAGATGCTCGTACCGATTTTTTGCACAAGTTGACTACTCGTTTGGTTCGCTTGTATAGCTTGATTGCTATTGAAGACTTGGCGGTGAGAAACATAGTCAAGAATCACAAGCTGGCTCGTTCTATTAGCGATGCTGCTTGGGGTGAAATGCGAGCGCAGCTTGAGTACAAATGTGAGTGGTACGGGCGAAAACTGGTCAAGATTGACCGCTTTTTTCCTAGCTCTAAACGATGTCACCATTGCGGTTTTGTAATGGATAAGTTGCCTTTGAATATTCGCAGTTGGGACTGCCCTAGCTGTAAGACAACAGACATCGATAGAGACATCAACGCTGGAAAAAATATACTCGCTGCGGGACTCGCAGTGATTGTCTGTGGAGCGGACATAAGACCTGATAACCATAAGGTTAAAGGAGCGAGTGCGGTCATGGGGGAAACCCCCATGAGCAACTCGC
- a CDS encoding universal stress protein: MFNTILFPIDRSREAREAAETVANLVKTYNSRLVLLSVVENTPESKMDSEAEVAKLLQAAQALFAEKGIETEVIEREGMASFTICDVADEIDANLIIMGCRGLGLTNEGATESVTIRVINLSPCPVLIVP; encoded by the coding sequence ATGTTTAACACAATCTTATTTCCAATTGATCGCAGTCGAGAAGCGCGTGAAGCAGCAGAAACAGTAGCTAATCTAGTCAAAACTTATAATAGTCGTTTAGTTCTGCTATCGGTAGTTGAAAATACACCAGAAAGCAAAATGGATTCGGAAGCAGAAGTAGCAAAATTACTTCAAGCTGCTCAAGCTTTATTTGCAGAAAAAGGAATTGAAACAGAAGTTATAGAAAGAGAAGGAATGGCATCTTTTACAATTTGTGATGTTGCCGATGAAATTGATGCCAATCTCATTATTATGGGTTGCCGAGGTTTAGGTTTAACCAATGAAGGTGCAACCGAAAGCGTAACCATTCGAGTGATTAATCTTTCACCATGTCCTGTGTTGATAGTGCCTTAA
- a CDS encoding DUF1815 family protein: protein MFIRLAQQHRRFVRDLVMNLQALAIVLEKKGYLASCYTCGSQMNSASFMVSLGDNHLIRFLVSDYGITWTEMRDDRELMKLEGAEAINQLQDLADLVKYQISPSDSKIRNHPTDLDFLEIVYK from the coding sequence GTGTTTATTAGACTGGCACAACAACACCGTCGATTTGTTCGGGACTTGGTAATGAATTTGCAAGCCCTAGCGATTGTGTTAGAAAAAAAAGGTTATTTGGCTTCTTGTTATACCTGTGGCAGCCAGATGAATAGCGCATCATTTATGGTTAGTTTAGGAGATAATCATCTCATCCGTTTTCTGGTTTCTGACTACGGTATTACTTGGACAGAAATGCGCGATGACCGAGAATTAATGAAACTTGAAGGGGCAGAAGCAATTAATCAATTACAAGATTTAGCTGATTTAGTTAAATATCAAATCTCTCCATCGGACTCTAAAATTCGCAATCATCCAACTGACCTAGATTTTCTAGAAATTGTTTATAAATAG
- a CDS encoding S-layer homology domain-containing protein, whose translation MTNSPSQPPEPPERSSSSRKRVLDSDELIAMIVAFGTIGTILFLSLTDGKNRWGLTNWQQWLAASQSTNETTQSTVDETQLNQTESAPTAQTNRNTSLQPKTSNTTESLNNNNQLLPNQAPKISRSQKPTVIVPTIITNPSKPGTPQTQPNLEQTPSTAQPPVIVPEEKESIPAIVFLDVPQNYWASPFIYQLKEQGLISGSSEDTFEPEQPITRAGMAELISQTFNQPSTFDTKQFKDVTANTEAAAEINEAVGSGFMKGYSNGEFRPQEEISRYQVLVTLATGLNLQPSQEPTAILKSFSDANQLPNWAVNQVAAAIEAGLLVNPPTYERQSLNPNQTATRAEVAAMIYQALVKSGRLPAISSEYIVPAP comes from the coding sequence ATGACCAATTCTCCTTCTCAACCGCCCGAACCTCCGGAACGCTCTTCTTCCTCACGAAAGAGAGTTTTAGATTCTGATGAATTAATTGCTATGATTGTTGCCTTCGGTACGATTGGAACAATTTTGTTTTTGTCTTTAACTGACGGTAAAAATAGATGGGGACTAACAAATTGGCAGCAATGGTTAGCTGCTTCTCAATCAACTAATGAAACCACACAAAGTACTGTTGACGAAACTCAACTCAATCAAACAGAGTCAGCCCCAACCGCTCAAACTAACAGAAACACTAGTTTACAACCAAAAACTTCTAATACAACAGAATCTCTTAACAATAATAATCAACTTTTACCAAATCAAGCGCCAAAAATATCTCGTTCTCAAAAACCAACTGTTATTGTTCCAACTATTATTACTAATCCTTCAAAGCCAGGAACTCCTCAAACCCAACCAAATCTAGAACAAACTCCTTCAACCGCACAACCACCTGTTATTGTGCCTGAAGAAAAAGAATCTATTCCAGCCATTGTCTTTCTCGATGTACCTCAAAATTATTGGGCGAGTCCTTTTATTTATCAATTAAAAGAACAAGGATTAATTTCTGGTTCGTCTGAAGATACTTTTGAGCCAGAGCAACCAATCACCAGAGCAGGAATGGCAGAATTAATTAGTCAAACTTTTAATCAACCTTCTACTTTTGATACTAAACAATTTAAAGACGTTACTGCTAACACAGAAGCTGCTGCTGAGATTAATGAAGCGGTAGGCAGCGGTTTTATGAAAGGTTATTCCAATGGGGAATTTCGTCCTCAAGAAGAAATTTCTCGTTATCAAGTGTTAGTTACTTTAGCCACTGGGTTAAATCTACAACCTAGCCAAGAGCCTACTGCAATCCTCAAATCTTTTAGTGATGCCAATCAGTTGCCAAATTGGGCAGTTAATCAAGTAGCAGCAGCTATAGAAGCAGGTTTATTAGTCAACCCTCCAACCTATGAACGTCAATCTCTTAATCCAAATCAAACAGCTACTCGTGCTGAAGTAGCAGCGATGATTTATCAAGCCTTAGTCAAATCTGGTAGATTGCCAGCGATTTCTTCAGAATATATAGTTCCTGCTCCTTAA
- a CDS encoding ABC transporter ATP-binding protein, with the protein MYSAADLPTEPIQINAVPVVQTWNLSKVYRTGFWLNQKIESLKDCSLTVYQGETFGLLGPNGAGKTTLLKTLLGIVRPTSGKAVLLGHPIGNLNVKQKIGYLPENAYIYDYLTAWEFLDFIAGLFHLPSSLRRKRITELLDLVGLARSTALKKKLKQYSKGMLQRVGMAQALINDPEIVFLDEPMSGLDPMGRYRMREIILSLKKQGKTIFFNSHILADVEQICDRIALLALGELICQGSLNELLGDGNAYQAIVKGGNSETLTPWLTNLSWENSCWHGQLIGELDQFLIHLKQFDLQLISIHLARPSLEEFFIQQLRARGIEFSR; encoded by the coding sequence ATGTATTCTGCTGCTGATTTACCAACCGAACCTATTCAAATTAATGCTGTACCAGTAGTACAAACTTGGAACTTAAGTAAAGTTTATCGCACTGGTTTTTGGCTGAATCAAAAAATTGAATCTCTTAAAGATTGTTCCTTAACAGTATATCAAGGAGAAACTTTTGGTTTATTAGGCCCCAATGGAGCAGGAAAAACGACTTTATTAAAAACTCTTTTGGGAATTGTACGTCCTACTTCAGGCAAAGCAGTTTTATTAGGACATCCGATTGGTAATCTCAACGTCAAACAAAAAATTGGTTATTTACCTGAAAATGCTTATATTTATGATTATCTTACTGCTTGGGAATTTTTAGACTTTATTGCTGGATTATTTCATCTTCCTTCATCATTACGACGCAAAAGAATTACTGAATTGTTAGATTTAGTAGGATTAGCTAGGTCTACTGCTTTGAAGAAAAAACTAAAACAGTATTCTAAAGGAATGTTGCAAAGAGTAGGAATGGCTCAGGCTTTGATTAATGATCCTGAAATTGTTTTTCTCGATGAACCAATGTCAGGACTTGATCCTATGGGTCGTTATCGAATGCGAGAAATTATTTTATCTTTAAAAAAACAAGGAAAAACTATCTTTTTTAATTCTCATATTTTAGCTGATGTCGAACAAATTTGCGATCGCATTGCTTTACTAGCTTTAGGCGAATTAATTTGCCAAGGTTCTTTGAATGAGTTGTTAGGAGATGGTAATGCTTATCAAGCGATTGTTAAAGGAGGAAATTCTGAAACTTTAACCCCTTGGTTAACAAACTTAAGTTGGGAAAATAGTTGTTGGCATGGTCAACTTATCGGCGAACTAGATCAGTTTTTAATTCATCTCAAACAGTTCGATCTTCAGTTAATCAGTATACATTTGGCTCGTCCTTCCTTGGAAGAATTTTTTATTCAACAACTGAGAGCAAGAGGAATTGAATTTAGCCGTTAA
- a CDS encoding PhzF family phenazine biosynthesis protein: MKQSIVQVDAFTVEPFHGNPAAVCVLTQSQSAQWMQSVAQEMNLSETAFLTPQADGYHLRWFTPTTEVPLCGHATLASAHVLWTEGHLSEDKPARFHTKSGLLVAQRQAEWIELDFPANFSEVITTPPELEQALGVLVKTTLHNSLAYLVEVEAANVVRQLEPNFSLLKTLPVDGVIVTSKAEKDSEYDFISRFFAPGLGIDEDPVTGAAHCCLAPFWRKHLQKDEFIAYQASSRGGVVKVRYAGDERVYLSGQAVTVMRGELIY, translated from the coding sequence ATGAAACAATCAATTGTTCAAGTAGATGCTTTTACTGTTGAACCTTTTCATGGAAATCCTGCTGCTGTTTGTGTATTAACTCAATCTCAATCAGCACAATGGATGCAGTCAGTAGCCCAAGAAATGAATTTGTCAGAAACAGCATTTTTAACACCACAAGCAGATGGTTATCATCTACGCTGGTTTACACCAACCACTGAAGTACCACTTTGTGGACACGCTACTTTAGCTAGCGCGCACGTTTTATGGACAGAAGGACATTTATCTGAAGACAAACCCGCTCGTTTTCATACCAAAAGTGGCTTACTAGTTGCCCAACGACAAGCAGAATGGATTGAACTGGATTTTCCCGCTAACTTTTCCGAAGTTATAACTACTCCCCCAGAATTAGAGCAGGCTTTAGGAGTATTGGTAAAAACAACATTACACAATTCTTTAGCTTATTTAGTAGAAGTAGAAGCAGCCAATGTAGTAAGGCAACTAGAGCCGAATTTTTCTTTATTGAAAACCTTACCCGTTGATGGTGTTATCGTTACCAGTAAGGCAGAAAAAGACTCGGAATATGATTTTATCTCTCGTTTCTTTGCTCCAGGTTTGGGTATAGATGAAGATCCTGTTACTGGTGCTGCTCATTGTTGTCTAGCTCCGTTTTGGCGCAAACACTTGCAAAAAGATGAATTTATTGCTTATCAAGCTTCTAGTCGTGGTGGTGTTGTTAAAGTTCGTTATGCCGGTGATGAGCGCGTTTATTTGAGTGGACAAGCAGTTACAGTAATGCGTGGTGAATTAATCTATTGA